CATTCTTTACTGATATTGATGTATAAGAAAGAAAGCAGACATAGGAAAAATGTAGATATTAATAATAACGCCAAGGTAAGCGCTTATATTTACACCCGTAATGAAGTTAAGATTGAAGATGCGACTGTGTATGGCAGCGTGAATGTAGGCCAGTTAGAAATGAACAAAGGCCTAATACAGTTTCAGCGTCATTTCTTTAATAGCTCCACGGGCGTGCACCATTATCGCTTAGATTATCAGCCTAGCACTCACCAGTTAACGGCTAAAGCTTGTCAAGATAACATGTGTAGTACGCTTTTTGAGCAAGCCGTTAAGAAGCTGGTGATTGATGATGCCATTAATAAAAAACAGTTAGCGAGTTTTAAAGATTTTACTGGCCGCTCGGCGCCACAGCGTGTTAGCAGTGATGAAAGCTGCATGCAATTTTCGCTTAAAGATAATAGCCAAGCCTCGCCTTTTCCTACCAGCGAGCCGCCACTGCAGTGCTTTATTGCTAATACTCGCCTAGCGGATTGTCGATTATGTGATGAGCCTATTCCACTATTTGGTTATGTAGAGGGGGAAGCTATTATTGCGCCGGTGTCTAGCAATAGCACCGAGCGCTTTATTATCACTGACTATAAAGGACCGGCGGGATTAAAAACCTTTGCTACTAACGCTACCCCTCTAAAGGTGGGTAGCTCTGTGACTTTGCCCTTAAGTGTGAGCCACTCTCAGGCCACCAAAGTGGAGCTAATATTACAAGGCGAAGATGATCGTCGCTACGCACTCACGTTAGGTTTTGTGCCTAAACAATTGGTGTTAGTGCCCAAATTTGATGACAACGACTGTGGTAGTGAGCGCTTTGAGTACCAGCGCCATAGCACCACTTGCGCCGTGTTAGGTGCACCAGGTCAGCGTGTTAATTTTCAAGTACAGGCTAATGATATAAAAGGTAATAAAATTGCCCACTACCAGGCCTCTTTAGGCGATATTGCCTCTTTTAGTGAGCAAGACAGCAACTTTAGTCGCTATTTAGTCGCGCCTGAGCTTTTACAGGCCGTCACCTTTGATGGCGGCGATTTTGCGCCGCTTTCTTATACGCCGAGCTTGGTTGGAATAGTAACCGCAACCCTTGAGGCACATTGCTCGCCTTATGCTATAACAGCGGATGGCAGCTGTGCGTTAACCACAGATAAAAGCCAAGTGGTATTAGGGCGCACCGCACCCGCTTATTTAGCCATTGAGGGCATAGCGGGGGCAATTAAGCGCGGTATAGCGTATCGCGGCAAAGCCATTGAGTTTGAGCAAGTACCCCGTTTTAAAGTTAGTGCTTGTGCGGCCGATAGCACACAGGGATGTAAAGCACTGCCTAGCTTTAGTGGTGAGTTTGCGAAGGGCTTAACTACCTTAGATAATTTAGCCTTTGCTACTGATGGTCAAGATAATGACTTGCGCTTAACTGCGGTTAGGGGGGTGAGCGTGCAATTAGACGATGAACCAGGCACGCACTTAATTACACCAGATCCTTCTTTAGCACTCATATTTTCGAAAGATACGCCGGTGGCGGAACACCCTATTACGCATGCTTTAGCGCTTACGGTCACTTTAAATCAAGATGCCGTTGCTGCGCAGTTACCCCCTACCGGTGCGGGCTCAGCGGCGCTAGATGATATGTCGGCCACGGTGCGCTTTGGTTTTCTTAAACTATTGGACTTAGATCTTAATACGCAAGAAATGGGATTATTGCCGCTGCATCTTAAGTATTTCGCTAAGGATATAGAAACGGTAAAGCAAGACAGCCAAACGGATTTTGCGCCTGGCTTATCTTCCCCCCTCTTTGTTATTGAGCCGGCGGGCGGGGGACTTAAAGTAGAAGATCTTAGTTTAGAAACAGACACTAATCAGGTGATAGGCGTGAGTGTCAGTGCCCAAGAAAGCGCGTGGGAGGGGGATATTAAATTAAAAGTGGAGTCTTGGTTACAAGATATTGTTGATAAAGACTGTACTCAGAATTGTTTAATTCCACCACGAGCGCATTTAGTGATTAAGGAAAATGCGCCAAAGCGCGATTATGATCGCATTTTTAATCGTCGTGAAGTAGTGCGCTAAATGCGCCTAAGCTGCTAAATTAAAAGAGTAACTTTAAAAGTATGAGCGTGGATAAAGGATGGGTAACACCGCACAGGATGGGTGCAGTTTCACTGTTTGTTAGCAATCACACGCGATGGCTAACCTGTAAATTAAGGACCCAAAAGCGTGAAATATCCAACCTCTAAACAAGGCATGGCGGATGAGCCCGCAGAGGACAATGGGCTGGCGCTATTGACCTGCTCTGAGCAAAGCCGCCATTTATTGAAGCTGTTATTAGATAATATGTTGGAGTCAGTGGTGATAACGGATCACCAAGGCATCATTGTGAGTGTGAACTGTGCATTTAGCCATATGACGGGCTATAGCAGCCAAGAAGCGCGGGGACAGTCGGCGCGCTTTATGCAATCAGATCACCACGATGAGCTGTTTCATCAGCAAATGTGGCAGCAAATTTCTGAAACCGGTGCTTGGTATGGCCAAGTATGGAATCAGCGTAAAAATGGCGAAGTCTATTTACAGCACCTCAATATTTTTAGCATCACTAATGAGCAAGGTGAGGTTACCTCCATGATTGGCTTAGGTAAAGACTTAAGCCAAGGGCAATCGTCACATCATATTATGCCGTTTTTCGGCTTAGAGGACTCGCTAACGGGGTTAGGTAATCGACAATTATTATCCACTCGCCTCGATCAAGCCCTTGCGCAAGCCAAGCAAGATAACAGCCAAGTAAGCTTAATTGTGTTAGATGTTGGGCGGCTGCGTTCAATTAATGAAGACCTAGGGCTCGCTTGGGGTGACGCTACCTTGCGCATGCAAGCAGATATTTTAAAGCAAGCGGTGGATAAAAAAGACACGCTAGTTCGCTTACATGGCGATATGTTTGCCATTATTCGCCATGAACAAGAGCAAGAAGTGCCACTGGCACAATTTGCTAATCATTTGCTAGAGCGATTAGCACAACCCACTTTTATTAAGGGTAAACACCTGCAATATTTACAGCCGAGTTTAGGCATTGCGGTGTATCCAAGAGATGCCCAAGATAATGCCGGCTTATTGCAGGCGGCAGAATATGCACATAGTCTTGCTAAGTTTAATGGGCGCCATCGTTTTCAGTTTGTCGACTTAGAGCTGCATGAGTTACATCATAGAGAGTTAGCGATTCAGCATAGTTTGCAAGAGATATTAACCTCTGCTCATCACGACAGTGGTGAGATGATGTTGTATTACCAACCCCAAGTGTGCCCAAAAACTCAACAAATATTTTCCCTAGAGGCCTTGTTGCGCTGGCATCACCCAAAACTTGGGCAAATTTCGCCAGCCGAGTTTATTCCTATTGCCGAGCAAACGGGGCAGTCGGTGGCGTTGGATCGTTGGGTTATCACTCAAGTGTGTTTACAAAAAGCAACATGGCGCCAGCAATTTACTCATTTACCGGCCGTGTCTATTAATCTAGGGGCCAAGCAGTTAGTACAAGAAGACTTTGCTATCTGGATGCAAGAATGTGCTCTGCAAGCAGGAGTGCGCCCCAGTAATATAAAACTGGAAGTGACTGAAAACACCATGATCCAGTCAGAGTGTGCCCAGATGCTAGAAACGCTGCGCGACTTAGGCTTTAGAATTTCACTTGATGATTTTGGCACCGGTTATTCGGCATTGGCGAGCCTGCATAAATTTTCTTTTGATGAGCTAAAAATTGATCGCAGCTTTGTCTTAGAAGCCAGTACCAGTGCTCGCGCCTTTGTTTTACTGGAAACAGTGGCGCAATTAGCGCACCAATTTTCGCTCGACTTAGTCGTCGAAGGAGTAGAAACCCAAGCCCAACTGGATATGTTAGCCAGCTTAGGGCCCTTAACGGTGCAGGGCTATTATTACTACAAACCCATGCCGGTGGCAGAAATTACTCATTTATTAGCCAAAGACTATCAGGCGCCCACTCACTCCTAATCCCTAGTGCTCATCCCTCATTCCCTCATAAAGCGTCATATAGTTAATGGCGCTGCTTTTCTATTTTCATTTCAAGCTAATCTTAGCGCGTATATGTGATCTGGCTTATATAGCTGCAACAAGATTGGATACAATTTGTTTACTAAATAAATCCTTTTGCTGTAAGATTTGTGTAATGTTTACGCACCGCCAAGTAAGGATACTTGAGTCATGAAGAGTGTAATATCACTGGATGAACACCAAGCGCCCCGCGCATTGGCACTCGATGATCCCCCACTGAGTGCTGTTACAGAGTTATCATTTAACACCCAGCTGCTTGAACATCTACTGCGCCACTCCGTTGAGTCAGTGATGATAACGAATGCGAGCACCAATAAAATTGAGCGTGTCAACCAAGCCTTTACGGATATTACCGGCTATTTGGCTGAAGAAGTGATGGGTGAGACGCCAAGTATTGTGCAATCATCGCGCCATGGCCGTGAGTTTTACGAGCAAATGTGGCACCAGCTTGCACAAACTGGCAGTTGGAGTGGCCAAGTTTGGAATCGTCGTAAGTCTGGTGCCGTCTATTTGCAGTGGCTCACTATTAACACCCTCACTAACCCCCAAGGTGAGGTAACCCACAGAGTTGCCATTGGCCATGATCTAACGGGCTCTAGCATAGATCGTAACGGCCATAATCTCTTTACTTTTAACGATGCGCTCACCCAACTGGGTAATCGCCAGCTATTAACTAGCCGCCTTGATCAAGCATTAGCAGAAGCTGAGCGTACCGGTATCGATATTGGGCTTATGGTATTAGATATTGGCCGCTTTAGACGAATTAATGAACAATTGGGCTTAACTTGGGGCGATGATATTTTGCGCCAGCAAGCCCGCACTCTACAGGCGGTGGTGGATCAAGCGGACACCTTAGTGCGCCTACAAGGGGACATGTTTGCTATTTTGCGCCATAACCGCGCCCAAGATAGTTCATTGGCACATTTAGCCGATAAGCTTATTAGTATTATGGCTAAACCCATAGTGCTAGCCGACCAAAGTGTGGTGAGTTTACAACCTAGCATTGGCATTGCCGTGTATCCGCGAGATGCCCTTGATAATGCCGGTTTATTACAAGCTGCTGAGCATGCGCATGCCATGGCAAAGCGAGCAGGGCGCAGCCGTTTTCAGTTTGTTGATCAGCGCTTACACGATCTTCACCACCGTGAGCTATTAATTGAACACAGCCTGCACCATGTATTTAATACCTTGCACGGGGAGGGCTTAAGTTTGGCGTATCAACCTCAAGTGAGGCCAAGTGATGGCAAAGTCATGGCCCTAGAAGCCTTGTTACGCTGGCAGCATCCCCAACTTGGCGCGCTATCGCCTGCCGAGTTTATTCCCGTGGCAGAGCAAAGCGCGCAGTCGGTACGTTTAGACCGCTGGGTAATAGAGCAGGCCTGTCAGCAAATTGCGCGTTGGCAGCATCATTATCAAGCAGTGCCGGTGGTGTCCGTTAATTTAAGTGCTCAGCAATTTAGCGAGCCTGATTTTGCCGATTGGCTATTAGCCTGTGTGAAGCGCGCCGGTATTAGTGCCGATAAGCTAAAGTTAGAAGTTACCGAAACCACCATGATGGTGCATAAGCAAACGTGCATTAAAATGTTAATCCGCCTGCGCGCCCTTGGTTTTTCCATTTCATTAGATGACTTTGGTACCGGTTACTCAGCGCTCGCTTGTTTACACCTATATCCACTGGATGAGCTAAAAATTGATCGCAGTTTTATGGTGGAAGCCAGTCAAAATACCCGAGCTTTTCTATTATTAAAAACCATCGTCGGTTTAGTACAAGAACTGGGCTTACAGTTAGTGGTGGAAGGAGTTGAGCAACAAGCACAGCTTGACTTGCTTGCAGACTTTGGCTCCTTAACAGTACAAGGATATTTTTATTATCGTCCCTTATCTGTCCTTGAGCTCGAGCCCATCTTAGCGTTAGGCGCCAGTGCCTAGCCAGTTATAAAACTGTCAAGTCAGCTTGTAGCATACGCACTGTCATCCAGACTTTCGCTAAGATGACAAAGGGGACAATTAACTTTATCTTATGCTATAAATGCGTTAATAAAAGCTGCGCCTAAACATCATGTTTAGGCGCAGCTTTTGTTAGATCACCCTGTGGGCAAGCCAATATCGGCCCCCAGATAGGCTTAATAAGCTCGGCTGAGTTCTCTAGCCAGTACATCCGCTTGTTGTTGCCAGGCTTTACCAAGGGCGCGCACCAGCTCTGGGTAGCCATCTTTTGTTAAGGGCGTTAATACGCTAAAGGGCTGTTGCGTTATTAACTGACCTTGTTCATCGAGCAGTTGCCATTGTCCCTCAATAAGAGCATCGCCACTAAATTGCCCTTGTAGGCGGCTAACTTGTACTTGTAATTCTCGTACTGGCATATTGCGCGCTACGGTTTGCCCTTTGCTAACAATAGTGGCGTTGGGTAAATCTTTGGCAAGGCGCTGCTGTAACTGCTGTTGCAATTGCTGGCCAATATCTTGCCCCCACAAATGTTCACGTGCCTGATACACCTCAATGTCATTAAGCTGCATGATAATACCTTCATTATCAATGTGGCTTGCAAGGTGAATGGGCGCCACTTTCACTACTAATTGAGTAGGATAAACCGTGGCAGCGCCCGCGGCTGTGGGCAGCATATAATGAGTAGGGCTGGGCGGTGCGCTGGCACAGCCCACTAGGCTTAGCAAACTTAAACCGAGCGCCATACTTTTCCAGTTAAGGCCAGCAGCGGGCCAAGAAGGGGGTAGTGCTAAAAAATTCATTATTTGGCCCTCGGTTGTGGGTCAGCAGGTAACTTTTTATTAAAAATAAGCGCATTAGGCTGCTCATTTAAGGTGCGAACCACTGGCTGAATATCGCGCATTAATTGCTCTAAACGAGACAAGGTTTGCGTTAATTCATTATAGCCTTTTGAGTCTGGTGAGAAACCCTGCAAGGTGTCGCGTAGTTGGCGCATGGTATTATTCACGTTAGCCGGCAAAGCACTGGTAGCTGGATCGGCGAGGAGTTTATCTACCGAGTCGGCAATGTGATTAACTTTATTCATGGTCTGAGCGGTACTTTCAAGCGTGGTGTTAAGGCTGCTTAAAATTGGCTCAATTTCTAAGCCATTGAGCTTATCTAGCAAATTAGAGACCTTTTGTTCAATTTGGGCAAAGCCACCTGATGTGGTAGGAAACACCGGCGTATTGGCAAATTTCATACTTTGAAACGGCGGCGCATCTTTATAAAAATTTAGATCGACAAATAAGGCGCCGGTCAATAAGTTGCCCGCTTTTAGAGAGGCACGCAGGCCATGACCAAACATGCCATTGAGGCGCTCTTTCCACTGCGCAATATCCACTTCTTGATTAGACTCTTGCTCATCAAAGCGCTGGGGCTCAATACGAATTAATATCGGAATCGCAAAGCGGCTTAAGGAGTCAGGTTGGGGAGCACTAAAATTCCATGGCACCGCCATTACCGTACCAACTCTTACGCCTCGATATTCAACGGGCGCATTTTCGCTTAAGCCGCGCACCGTATCATCGACTAATAACACATACTCTAAATAGTCGCTGTAATGACCTTCTTTGGCGCTGTCTTCATCATTAAATAATACATAAGTGGCGTTTTCTTTCGCCTTAGCGCCCATGGTCATGTTGCTTGGGACACCAAAGGTAATGCCACCACTGACTAATGACTCTAATGAACCGACATTGACCTTAAAGCCTTGGGAGTCAAGTCGAATATCTAAGCCAGAAGCTGTCCAAAAACGGCTGTTGGTGGTGACTAACCCCTCATAAGGCGATTGAATATACAGTTTATGACTCATTTCTCGACTGACAGGATTAAATTCACTGCTC
This genomic window from Oceanisphaera avium contains:
- a CDS encoding putative bifunctional diguanylate cyclase/phosphodiesterase, with amino-acid sequence MKYPTSKQGMADEPAEDNGLALLTCSEQSRHLLKLLLDNMLESVVITDHQGIIVSVNCAFSHMTGYSSQEARGQSARFMQSDHHDELFHQQMWQQISETGAWYGQVWNQRKNGEVYLQHLNIFSITNEQGEVTSMIGLGKDLSQGQSSHHIMPFFGLEDSLTGLGNRQLLSTRLDQALAQAKQDNSQVSLIVLDVGRLRSINEDLGLAWGDATLRMQADILKQAVDKKDTLVRLHGDMFAIIRHEQEQEVPLAQFANHLLERLAQPTFIKGKHLQYLQPSLGIAVYPRDAQDNAGLLQAAEYAHSLAKFNGRHRFQFVDLELHELHHRELAIQHSLQEILTSAHHDSGEMMLYYQPQVCPKTQQIFSLEALLRWHHPKLGQISPAEFIPIAEQTGQSVALDRWVITQVCLQKATWRQQFTHLPAVSINLGAKQLVQEDFAIWMQECALQAGVRPSNIKLEVTENTMIQSECAQMLETLRDLGFRISLDDFGTGYSALASLHKFSFDELKIDRSFVLEASTSARAFVLLETVAQLAHQFSLDLVVEGVETQAQLDMLASLGPLTVQGYYYYKPMPVAEITHLLAKDYQAPTHS
- a CDS encoding putative bifunctional diguanylate cyclase/phosphodiesterase, which translates into the protein MKSVISLDEHQAPRALALDDPPLSAVTELSFNTQLLEHLLRHSVESVMITNASTNKIERVNQAFTDITGYLAEEVMGETPSIVQSSRHGREFYEQMWHQLAQTGSWSGQVWNRRKSGAVYLQWLTINTLTNPQGEVTHRVAIGHDLTGSSIDRNGHNLFTFNDALTQLGNRQLLTSRLDQALAEAERTGIDIGLMVLDIGRFRRINEQLGLTWGDDILRQQARTLQAVVDQADTLVRLQGDMFAILRHNRAQDSSLAHLADKLISIMAKPIVLADQSVVSLQPSIGIAVYPRDALDNAGLLQAAEHAHAMAKRAGRSRFQFVDQRLHDLHHRELLIEHSLHHVFNTLHGEGLSLAYQPQVRPSDGKVMALEALLRWQHPQLGALSPAEFIPVAEQSAQSVRLDRWVIEQACQQIARWQHHYQAVPVVSVNLSAQQFSEPDFADWLLACVKRAGISADKLKLEVTETTMMVHKQTCIKMLIRLRALGFSISLDDFGTGYSALACLHLYPLDELKIDRSFMVEASQNTRAFLLLKTIVGLVQELGLQLVVEGVEQQAQLDLLADFGSLTVQGYFYYRPLSVLELEPILALGASA
- a CDS encoding PqiC family protein; this translates as MNFLALPPSWPAAGLNWKSMALGLSLLSLVGCASAPPSPTHYMLPTAAGAATVYPTQLVVKVAPIHLASHIDNEGIIMQLNDIEVYQAREHLWGQDIGQQLQQQLQQRLAKDLPNATIVSKGQTVARNMPVRELQVQVSRLQGQFSGDALIEGQWQLLDEQGQLITQQPFSVLTPLTKDGYPELVRALGKAWQQQADVLARELSRAY
- the pqiB gene encoding intermembrane transport protein PqiB — its product is MSEPQRAQRRIQRSLSPVWIVPIVALLIGAWMIYDNLSRLGPSITLIMDNAEGIEAGKTLIKTRNVEIGKVEKVSLSQDLSHAEIIARMSPQASKMLNEETQFWVVKPRIGREGVSGLGTVLSGAFIQLLPGNSEVEIDTFQVLDQPPVAPPDAPGLRINLTSQVGNSVTTGDPVSYQGFTVGRVESSEFNPVSREMSHKLYIQSPYEGLVTTNSRFWTASGLDIRLDSQGFKVNVGSLESLVSGGITFGVPSNMTMGAKAKENATYVLFNDEDSAKEGHYSDYLEYVLLVDDTVRGLSENAPVEYRGVRVGTVMAVPWNFSAPQPDSLSRFAIPILIRIEPQRFDEQESNQEVDIAQWKERLNGMFGHGLRASLKAGNLLTGALFVDLNFYKDAPPFQSMKFANTPVFPTTSGGFAQIEQKVSNLLDKLNGLEIEPILSSLNTTLESTAQTMNKVNHIADSVDKLLADPATSALPANVNNTMRQLRDTLQGFSPDSKGYNELTQTLSRLEQLMRDIQPVVRTLNEQPNALIFNKKLPADPQPRAK